A single genomic interval of Astyanax mexicanus isolate ESR-SI-001 chromosome 4, AstMex3_surface, whole genome shotgun sequence harbors:
- the LOC125801457 gene encoding zinc finger protein 239-like, which yields MEPSPNMEKHQHSVKSFTKQSDLKKHQRIHTGEKPYHCSDCGKSFNQQSSLKNHQRIHTGEKPYHCSDCGKSFTKQSNLKLHQRIHTGEKPYYCFDCGKSFTQQSTLKIHQRIHTGEKPYHCSDCGKSFTEQSTLKIHQRIHTGEKPYYCSDCGKSFTEQSSLKLHQRIHTGEKPYHCSDCGKSFTKQSTLKNHQRIHTGEKPYYCFDCGKSFNQQSNLKLHQRIHTGEKPHHCSDCGKSFNQQSNLKKHQRIHTGEKPYHCSDSGKSFTE from the coding sequence atggagccaagtcccaacatggagaaacatcagcactctgtcaagagttttactaaacagagtgatctcaaaaaacaccagcgcattcacacaggagagaaaccgtatcactgctcagactgtgggaagagttttaatcaacagagtagtctcaaaaatcaccagcgcattcacacaggagagaaaccgtatcactgttcagactgtgggaagagttttactaaacagagtaatctcaaactgcatcagcgcattcacacaggagagaaaccgtattactgtttcgactgtgggaagagttttactcaacagagtactctcaaaatacaccaacgcattcacacaggagagaaaccgtatcactgctcagactgtggaaagagttttactgaacagagtactctcaaaatacaccaacgcattcacacaggagagaaaccgtattactgctccgattgtgggaagagttttactgaacagagtagtcttaaactgcaccagcgcattcacacaggagagaaaccgtatcactgctcagactgtgggaagagttttactaaacagagtactctcaaaaatcaccagcgcattcacacaggagagaaaccgtattactgtttcgactgtgggaagagttttaatcaacagagtaatctcaaactgcatcagcgcattcacacaggagagaaaccacatcactgctcagactgtgggaagagttttaatcaacagagtaacctcaaaaaacaccagcgcattcacacaggagagaaaccgtatcactgctcagactctgggaagagttttactgaatag
- the LOC125801150 gene encoding uncharacterized protein LOC125801150 — translation MAGICPCASALVNLCKAGLSFPAAFDKGLAMEAASLGMHYDPLNTQDSPPTSNKVLVTVIRNDIEVSKRVLNVTGTADLIEQTLSQQRDSVFHRLLKYNPEFNDYIDDDDEPLKHLDRYQIILMEAKQNEAEPLNAGEDRQSGLLEKESLRQTDSVHSFDAPGLVALIKNKAPSVLAEYEKTGTLSLTSRKLLVRTGVSSLVERRGFYPSSADKLMLAKSMIAVFPSLMIKIQEENKGFEHLYDPVSHCGFIEMKLRNLRRSLHDDQRRYRKRRRSSEGSAGAVTLQVIAEGEDESTQDWITATKRMRPSPENLASIKMGMEKTFNNRRLWITTQSPTIEEIFHQYPRFVDLPYLFDAEFAKIFPGKENQFLRKWEGHIVPKLLKVARLENENDPDVLSAGEESDESRCLRALKSLTSFLPPTATGRNKGWSKCSVKSALSYILEVKQTGTSIPSLYQEQTAGAAEVQQPKLVCLGDPCSAAQYIIVAKHDKVAIPLQDEGLTCALDKLFKMLWVCNVAYPVQLNSVYSFIEHVYDLPISGPKRSKVLELIAKLRALG, via the exons ATGGCGGGAATTTGCCCTTGCGCTTCTGCCCTGGTGAACCTGTGCAAAGCAGGTTTGAGCTTTCCCGCCGCATTTGACAAAGGACTTGCAATGGAGGCTGCTTCTCTTGGGATGCACTACGACCCCTTG AACACACAAGACAGCCCACCCACCAGCAACAAAGTTCTTGTCACAGTAATCAGAAATGACATAGAGGTGTCAAAAAGAGTCCTCAATGTGACTGGGACAGCTGATCTCATAGAACAAACTCTATCCCAGCAAAGAGACAGTGTATTCCACCGGCTGTTAAAATACAATCCAGAGTTCAACGACtacattgatgatgatgatgagcccCTGAAGCACCTGGATAGATACCAAATCATCTTGATGGAGGCTAAACAAAATGAG GCTGAACCATTGAATGCAGGTGAAGATCGGCAAAGTGGGCTATTGGAG AAAGAGTCTCTAAGACAAACTGATAGCGTGCACAGCTTTGATGCTCCAGGTTTGGTGGCACTAATCAAGAACAAAGCCCCATCTGTTCTCGCTGAATATGAAAAAACTGGaacactctctctcacatccCGAAAACTCCTTGTAAGAACAGGTGTCAGCAGTCTGGTTGAGCGACGGGGATT TTACCCCTCCAGTGCTGACAAGCTGATGTTGGCTAAAAGCATGATTGCAGTCTTCCCATCACTCATGATCAAGATACAAGAAGAGAACAAAGGATTT gAGCACTTATATGACCCAGTGTCCCACTGTGGATTCATTGAGATGAAACTGAGGAACCTGCGGAGAAGCCTTCATGATGATCAGAGACGCTATCGCAAACGTAGGAGGTCCAGTGAGGGTTCTGCGGGAGCGGTAACATTACAAGTAATTGCAGAAGGAGAAGACGAATCTACGCAAGATTGGATAACGGCCACCAAAAGGATGAGACCATCTCCCGAGAACCTTGCATCCATCAAAATGGGCATGGAGAAAACTTTCAACAACCGAAGGCTCTGGATCACAACTCAGTCACCAACCATAGAGGAGATTTTTCATCAGTACCCTCGCTTTGTAGATCTGCCATATTTG TTTGATGCAGAGTTTGCAAAAATATTTCCGGGCAAAGAAAATCAATTTCTTCGGAAATGGGAAGGACATATTGTTCCCAAACTCCTGAAAGTGGCCAGACTGGAAAATGAAAATGATCCTGATGTTCTGTCAGCTGGTGAGGAGAGTGATG AGTCACGTTGTCTCAGAGCTCTTAAGTCACTCACCAGTTTTCTACCTCCGACTGCAACTGGGAGGAACAAAGGCTGGTCCAAGTGCAGCGTGAAATCAGCCTTGTCATATATCCTAGAGGTGAAACAG ACTGGAACAAGTATCCCCAGCCTCTACCAAGAACAAACAGCAGGAGCAGCGGAAGTGCAACAACCAAAGCTTGTGTGTCTGGGAGATCCATGTTCAGCAGCACAATATATTATTGTGGCAAAGCATGACAAAGTTGCCATCCCTTTACAGGACGAAGGACTGACATGTGCCCTGGACAAGCTGTTCAAAATGTTGTGGGTCTGTAATGTAGCCTATCCTGTCCAACTTAACTCTGTGTATTCTTTTATTGAGCATGTTTATGACTTGCCCATCTCAGGACCAAAGAGATCAAAAGTTTTGGAGTTGATTGCCAAGCTCCGTGCACTAGGATAG